From the Hordeum vulgare subsp. vulgare chromosome 1H, MorexV3_pseudomolecules_assembly, whole genome shotgun sequence genome, the window TACAATATTCGATGTTTGTAGTCATCTCTAGATAGTCCATGAATATGACCAGTGGCGGACTTAGGAATGGATCAAGCCCAAGACAAACTGGGCCAGACCCAGACAACCTTCATTTACTGTAGCAGTATAGCTACGGTATACACTGGAGATGGGCCTCACGTCCGAGGCCGCCGCCCGGGCTGCCGGGGCCTGAAtccgtccatgaagatcatacttTTTATTGTTTCTAGCATTCTCTCTGTTGTCATGAATGATTATGAATAGAACAAAAGTTTCTCTAAAAGAAAAACATGTACCTAGATCAAAACCCATTTGTAAATGCAAAATAACTTTATTATTAGCCCCACCGACCAATCAAGGCGGACATGCATGTATGAGTTTTTGGTAAATTCAATTTCCTTCGAGAGGCGCAAACAATTATCGTCTTGCCAACGATCATAGACAAAGGATTACATCGATCAAATATCTCTCAGCATCGAGAAGTTTGTTTAGCGTCCAGCATTAACGAAAACCATAATGTCTTTGTCGAGCCAGACAGTTAAGAGGTCTCACTCTCACATTTATTTGAATGTATACGCTGTCTAAGATTCTCAATTGACAGGGCCCAGACTAAGTAAGATTCCCGTCTCTATGTACCAACTCTGTCATGATGTGACTAATTAAGATTGGCCCTTATGGAACAATATTTTTCATGACCAGAGGGTGTCCACTTAAAACACCTGTTCTTGCTGTCACCTGGTGCCACTTGGTGGTGCCTACAGGCTACAGCTTGCCGGCCACATGGTGTCACAGGGTGCTGCCACCTAGGCAGGGACCCCATGTGGGCTCTGGTGAGATTATCGACGAACTTGAGCCCCGTTTCGGCCCAGGAGATAACTATTAGGAGTACTCTACAACTGTACGTAGACCCATTCCTTTGGGCTCGCGGTTCATGAGGATATAGAAAAGCAAGAACTGGGTTCTACTTTTCCTTAAAAAAAAACTGGATTCTACTTTAGAATAAACCATGCTGCTCTAAAGAGAAAAAAGCTTAAGACTAAACCACAAGCTAGCTATTCCCTGAGCTGACTTCGTACAACAGAGAAAGGGAACTGAAACTGGGACAAAGAGCGCACGCAGTTAGAACAGGAACTGAAATCAACTGATAAAAGATATCACGCATTTCGCTCCATCAGTAACTCAAGGAACAGACAGAAGCATCACGCATTCTGCTCCTTCCGTCCGTGTGCCTGTCATGCTGAAACGTATGTTTCTCTTTCGCAGTTCATGCATCCAGAAAAGAAACCTGGAAGCCATGCCTGCTGTAGAATATCAGCAGTCAGCTTGGGAATCGACCCGCAGAACATTCAGAATTTTTACACTTGTGAGACTGTCCTCTGAAAGTAGACTCCGTCTTGAATCACCCACCAGCTTTGCCTTTGACAGACTATTGTAGTACGAGCAAAAAATCCACTTTCGCAATCCTGTGTCATGTAATAGCTTCTGGCAGCAGCTTGATGTACCAGTGCTCACTGCCCTGCTTGGCCTCGCCTACATGAGGATGAACACAGCTACTGAAACAACCAAGGACGCAGCGAAAACTCTCAGTGGCACCACCCTTGCCGAAGCACTCAGAATCTGCACTGGAAACACGCATCCTCCCTGAGAAGCATTCGTCGTCACGATCTTCGCGAGGCCTCCAAAAGAACACGCCCTGACGTCCTGATCCATGGTCTGGAAGTAGATGTTGAACGCGTACGATATGTTGCCATCATGGCTGAGACCGTTGCATGAGCACCCGTACCCTAGCGCTGTGCAATCTGTGTTCGAGCACGCGTAGTTCACGGAGGCTGGAAGTTCTCTGTACTTATCCTTCAAATCCTTGTCGAACACGCACCACTGCGATGGCAGGTACTGCACCCCTTCGACCCCGAGCAGGTACCGGTTCTGGCCATTCCCACTGAGGTCCATGGGGAACTTCGGCTTCCCATCGTAggtgaagagcccccagtggcgCTCGAAGCGCCCGGGCAGCACGCTCTTCTGGTTCTCGTCGATCAGCGCGAACAGGTAGGCGTCCATGCGGCCGGGTCTCAGAGGCGTCCCCACATTTCTGGCCAGCTTCTTCAGAAAACCATCGTAGAACTTCTGTGCATACTTGACGTTGGCATTCTTGTCGCCATCTGTTGGCCAGCCGATCTCACCGACTATGATCTTCATGTCAGGCACACCAGCTTTCCTTAGGGACCAAACAAGCGTGTCGAAGTTTGCGTCAAACACGTTGGTGTAAACCATCCCTTTGTCATAGACTGGCTTGCTACCACCATCAAAGAAGGAGAAGTTCAGCGGGAAGTTTGCGTTCTGGTAGAGGCTCAGATACGGGTAGATGTTGACAACAAAAGGGGCATCATTCCTATGGAGGAAATTGACAATGGAAACCATGAGGGTGTTGATATCCTTGCGGAAATTCCCAGCAGATGGCACTGGTGTCTTCTCAGGGGAGTTGTAGACGTCAGCATTCAGGGGAACAATAGCCTTGACCATTACACCAGCCTCATCTAGAGCTCTTTGAATGTTCTTGAGTGCAGGAAAGGTAATGTTGATGAAGCTGCCATTGTAGCTCTTCAGAAAAGGTTCATTGCCAACAGCCACATACCTAAACAAAACCAACGAACGTAACCAGATCGTCACAAAAGAACTAAGATGAAAAGTTGCAAATAAGTAGGtggaattaataaaaatatgCACAACATGTTCATCGAACCCATCTAAATATTTCAGACATACAATGTTAAGTCATTAGCCATTGAGCAACTGAACACAACAGCAACTATTCGCGAGTCACGACGCATCTGGCCTAGtgcaaaagatacaaatatttgtCTAGTTTTTCTCTTAAGCATCACCTTAGAGGAAAATACAGAAGGCTGCAGTAGAGATATAGGACACTACTAGTAGCACAGATGAGAACATTGTGACAGTGACATTTGCAAAGCTCACTAGCTCAACACGACGGCTGCAGCTTCACTAAAAGCACCATATGTTTCTCACTACAAAACTAACTGAGCTATAATCTGAACCACTGAAGTCACTTAAGTCTAGAAATACACCAGCAGTACCAAATTATGGTGCAACCTAATCCCTAGCTGGTACTCCATGGCATCGCCAATAAAAGACATGCAAGGTATCACAATAAAATTTCTCATGCGTATATAGAATGCAAACAGTTAAAATCATGTAATACTCCATTATGACTATCGCGGATAATCTACAACTAGAACATTTGAATGACAAGCCACTTGATCAGCCCAGTCCAGCGTTTACTCATTCCACATTTTGAATAAGCTTTTCCACAACGATCGATCTAGTAGTGTAAATATACACACACTGAAGAACATAAACAGCATAAGCACAGGAAGCACTAGATATACCCTCCAAAAGTGCTGACTTGTAAATGCCATGCCTTATGGCAGATAAACACTGCCTCAAGTACATAGTATACTggatcatgcatgtcgaattataTACTCACTACCGTACAAGACAAATCAGCATGCAGAGCATTGCAttgtcaaaataaataaataaaaacactgTTTAAAAATACACATATAGAGCATTGACATCTACCAGTCCTGTGTGACTGAACCAATATGAGAGCATTTTCCCCACCAACTAACTGACTACCACATCAGGCATAAGATGCGCTAAAACTTCCTCATGCAACCTCAACCCTGCACTGAACTATCAAACACTGCAGTGGTACTGGGCATGGTATCAGGCTttgtattttttttgaattttatatATGACCCGTATGAGGAGGAGAAGTTAACTCGATTGTGGAGCTGCAGCCACGAACATACGATGGACTTGCCTTAACAGTTAACACATATCTCCAAAAGGGACCTGAACCCAGCAACAGCCAACAAGAGCACAAGCATCGCATCAATTCCGCATGAACCAAAACACACAACACATGTCCAAATCGAGCGCTTCGCAATCCCCATTACACGCAACTCCACGCCCTAGTGCGGCATTCCGTCAAACATTTCCTATGCGCGCGAACGaaccgcacacacacacacacacatttaggACACGCAACGCCGTCGACCGGAATTCGCTCAACAAGAAACCCAGCCGAGCAGGGCACGCCACGGAAGATGAGCGGGCGCGTGAGGCAACATACACAAGGGGGAGGCGGCGCTGGAAGGGTGCGTACCTGACGTCGACGCCGGCGTCGAGGTTGCGGGTGACGTTGTCGCGGACCCAGTCGCGGGCGCGGCGGTGGTCgcgggcgacggcggcgaggtGGTCGTTGGGGACGGCGAGCACGGCCTGGATGCCGGAGCCGGCGAGCGCGGAGACGGTCCAGGGGTCGGCGTCGAACAGCTTGACCCGGTCGACGCCGTTGGCCGCCAGCATGCGGACCACCGCCGCCGGGTGCATCGGGTGCGACATCATCGTGCCCCAGTTCACCCCCACGCCCGACGCCGCCGACGCCGCGGCAGGGCGAGGGAGCGCGCCCGCGGCCATGAAGACCGCCGCgatcatggcggcggcggcggcgacggccatGGGAGGAGGGTTAGGACGCTTGGGGGGGTTGGGGTTGTGGAGGTGGTGTGGGGTgtggggaggcggaggcggaggcggtgtGAGTGCTGTGGTTTAATGGAGCGTTGGCGGAGGAGTTGAGGGGCGACAGCTGGAGATTTCTCCGCTGGGGTTTCTATGAAGGGAAACGTTATTTCAACCGACGGATCCTCCTGCTCTCGCGTCCACCACTTTTTTTATTTGTCAAGTGACCGGGCGGACGAGCCGTGATCCATTTTCCTGAAACAACTTCATTGTTTCAGGACGTTGTTCCTGCAGCTTGAAAGTAGTTGCAGAAGAAGGGAACCCAGGCATGACGACGACGGCTTCCACCGGAAGCAAGccaagagctcgccggccgccccgccatCGAGAGCCCGTCGCCTAGAGCTCGTCGGGcgccccgccggccgccccgTCGCCTAGAGCTCGCCGTCCGCCCCGCCgcctagagctcgccggccgccccgccgccaagAGCTCGCCGTCCGCCCCGCCgcctagagctcgccggccgcctcgccgccAAGAGTTTCCCTCCTCGCTAGGTAGTGCTTCTGCAacttgacctttgttgcaaaaatttctgaaacatgacctttgttgcaaaaaattctcccgcaaaaacgaagagaaaaaaaatcccgcaacaagcaaattgtttctgaaactcgacagttgtttcaggaattgttAGGTCCAaagttttttttgcaacaaaacgATTGTTTCTGCAACTTGACCGCCGTTTCAGGAAATTTTTTATGCCCGACGGAGCACCCATCTGCGGATCGGACGGCTGCTCGCCTCGAT encodes:
- the LOC123417452 gene encoding glucan endo-1,3-beta-glucosidase 8-like translates to MAVAAAAAMIAAVFMAAGALPRPAAASAASGVGVNWGTMMSHPMHPAAVVRMLAANGVDRVKLFDADPWTVSALAGSGIQAVLAVPNDHLAAVARDHRRARDWVRDNVTRNLDAGVDVRYVAVGNEPFLKSYNGSFINITFPALKNIQRALDEAGVMVKAIVPLNADVYNSPEKTPVPSAGNFRKDINTLMVSIVNFLHRNDAPFVVNIYPYLSLYQNANFPLNFSFFDGGSKPVYDKGMVYTNVFDANFDTLVWSLRKAGVPDMKIIVGEIGWPTDGDKNANVKYAQKFYDGFLKKLARNVGTPLRPGRMDAYLFALIDENQKSVLPGRFERHWGLFTYDGKPKFPMDLSGNGQNRYLLGVEGVQYLPSQWCVFDKDLKDKYRELPASVNYACSNTDCTALGYGCSCNGLSHDGNISYAFNIYFQTMDQDVRACSFGGLAKIVTTNASQGGCVFPVQILSASARVVPLRVFAASLVVSVAVFILM